In Cupriavidus taiwanensis, the following proteins share a genomic window:
- a CDS encoding multidrug efflux RND transporter permease subunit, translated as MASFFLKRPAFAWVLAILIVVAGLLALNRIPIAQYPAVAPPTVIIYADYPGASARTVEDRVTAVLEQQMHGIPGLLYLDSSSEGGTATVTLGFRQGTDPQLAQVNVRNRVAQAEPLLPEAVRRGGVYVDQASSSAFMYVSLVSDSGQLDETALGDFAAGSVLPLLRRLPGIGKAEPYGAEYALRIWFDPDKLNAFNLTTAEVEAAIRARNGNVTPGQLGGAPAVPGQSFQAIVRPPAPMSDAQAFGRIVVRAATDGSAVLLRDVARVELAASDYRYGSTLNTRSAASIGLKLADGANVLQTSRTVRAALDAASKGFPGDVRYEISYDGATFVQASISRVVLTLIEATVLVFLILYLFLGNLRATLIPCIVVPVSLLGTVACLYALSLSLNVITLFGVVLAIGILVDDAIVVVENVERIMRSDGVGAMQAAARSMREVSGALVAVTLVLCAVFVPMAFFGSAVGVIYRHFAVTLAVSIAFSLFFALTLAPAMCASLLRHSAAPARGPLAWFDARFAAFTARYAGWVQALQRRRLRWLAVYLALTLACGYALWKMPSGFLPEEDTGEIVVDVELPAGSTQADTRRLVASLEQWMRDQHYPVRSSFAVLGWSSGGSGEQRASLFIGLTDWKARGRGQAAQAVLERLSAGLEGWPGRGTAQLFAYNSSALPELGSIGGLDMRLVARQPVGREALLAARDKLIERARQDPVLGEVRATTGQPVPALDLKIDYRKAEAFGVDAEAVHHTLSATLGSRYIDEVAREGRVRRVILQADAPFRMQPDQLARVHVRNAQGAMVSLAAFASLEWGQGEVTLERFDGLSSVRINAEVAPGYTTGAAMTRLAELVRELGPEFDVRWTGRAYEQEQTGTQAPWLFALSLLFIFLCLVALYESWTLPLAVIAIVPTGLMGAAAAIWLRGMPNDVYFKVGVVVIMGLAAKNAILIVEYAEQLRRGAAGAMDVVEAATRAARQRLRPVVMTSLAFVLGVVPLAISTGPGAGAQQAVGTGVLGGMLGATVLGTLAVPLLYAAIARRLPRAQPAPEPAAAASTE; from the coding sequence ATGGCGTCGTTTTTCCTGAAGCGCCCGGCGTTCGCCTGGGTGCTGGCCATCCTGATTGTGGTGGCGGGCCTGCTGGCCCTGAACCGCATTCCCATCGCCCAGTATCCGGCGGTGGCGCCGCCCACGGTGATCATCTATGCCGATTACCCGGGCGCGTCCGCGCGCACGGTGGAAGACCGCGTCACCGCGGTGCTGGAGCAGCAGATGCACGGCATCCCCGGCCTGCTCTACCTCGATTCCAGCAGCGAGGGCGGCACCGCCACGGTGACGCTGGGCTTCCGCCAGGGCACCGACCCGCAGCTGGCGCAGGTCAACGTGCGCAACCGCGTGGCGCAGGCCGAACCGCTGCTGCCCGAGGCGGTGCGCCGCGGCGGGGTCTATGTCGACCAGGCCAGCAGCAGCGCCTTCATGTATGTGTCGCTGGTGTCGGACAGCGGCCAGCTCGACGAAACCGCGCTGGGCGACTTTGCCGCCGGCTCGGTGCTGCCGCTGCTGCGCCGCCTGCCCGGCATCGGCAAGGCCGAGCCCTACGGCGCCGAATACGCGCTGCGGATCTGGTTTGACCCGGACAAGCTGAACGCCTTCAACCTGACCACGGCCGAGGTCGAGGCCGCCATCCGAGCGCGCAACGGCAACGTCACGCCGGGCCAGCTGGGCGGCGCGCCGGCCGTGCCGGGCCAGTCGTTCCAGGCGATCGTGCGCCCGCCCGCGCCGATGAGCGACGCGCAGGCATTCGGGCGCATCGTGGTGCGCGCCGCCACCGATGGTTCGGCGGTGCTGCTGCGCGACGTGGCGCGGGTGGAACTGGCCGCCAGCGACTACCGCTACGGCTCCACGCTGAACACGCGCAGCGCCGCGTCGATCGGCCTGAAGCTGGCCGACGGCGCCAACGTGCTGCAGACCTCGCGCACCGTGCGCGCCGCGCTCGATGCCGCCAGCAAGGGCTTTCCGGGCGACGTGCGCTATGAGATCTCGTATGACGGCGCCACCTTCGTGCAGGCGTCGATCTCGCGCGTGGTGCTGACGCTGATCGAGGCCACGGTGCTGGTGTTCCTGATCCTGTACCTGTTCCTCGGCAACCTGCGCGCCACGCTGATCCCGTGCATCGTGGTGCCGGTGTCGCTGCTGGGCACGGTCGCGTGCCTGTACGCGCTGAGCCTGTCGCTGAACGTGATCACGCTGTTCGGCGTAGTGCTGGCGATCGGCATCCTGGTCGACGACGCCATCGTGGTGGTCGAAAACGTCGAGCGCATCATGCGCAGCGACGGCGTGGGCGCGATGCAGGCCGCGGCGCGCTCGATGCGCGAAGTCTCCGGCGCGCTGGTCGCGGTAACGCTGGTGCTGTGCGCGGTGTTCGTGCCGATGGCGTTCTTCGGCAGCGCGGTGGGCGTGATCTACCGGCATTTCGCCGTGACCCTGGCGGTGTCGATCGCGTTCTCGCTGTTCTTTGCGCTGACGCTGGCGCCGGCGATGTGCGCCAGCCTGCTGCGCCACAGCGCGGCGCCGGCGCGCGGGCCGCTGGCGTGGTTCGATGCGCGCTTTGCCGCGTTCACCGCGCGCTATGCCGGCTGGGTGCAGGCGCTGCAGCGGCGGCGGCTGCGCTGGCTGGCGGTGTACCTGGCGCTGACGCTGGCGTGCGGCTATGCCCTGTGGAAGATGCCGAGCGGGTTCCTGCCGGAGGAGGATACCGGCGAGATCGTGGTCGATGTGGAATTGCCCGCCGGCAGCACGCAGGCCGATACGCGCCGCCTGGTCGCCAGCCTCGAGCAGTGGATGCGCGACCAGCACTACCCGGTGCGTTCCAGCTTTGCCGTGCTGGGCTGGAGCAGCGGCGGCAGCGGCGAGCAGCGCGCCAGCCTTTTCATCGGCCTGACCGACTGGAAGGCGCGCGGGCGCGGGCAGGCGGCGCAGGCGGTGCTGGAACGGCTCTCGGCCGGCCTGGAAGGCTGGCCCGGCCGCGGCACGGCGCAACTGTTCGCCTACAACAGCTCGGCGCTGCCGGAACTGGGCAGCATCGGTGGCCTGGACATGCGCCTGGTGGCGCGCCAGCCGGTGGGGCGCGAGGCGCTCCTCGCCGCGCGCGACAAGCTGATCGAGCGCGCCAGGCAGGACCCGGTGCTGGGCGAGGTCCGCGCCACCACCGGCCAGCCGGTGCCGGCTCTGGACCTGAAGATCGACTACCGCAAGGCCGAGGCCTTCGGCGTCGATGCCGAAGCCGTGCACCACACGCTGTCGGCGACGCTGGGCTCGCGCTATATCGACGAAGTCGCGCGCGAAGGCCGGGTGCGGCGCGTGATCCTGCAGGCCGACGCCCCGTTCCGCATGCAGCCGGACCAGCTGGCGCGGGTGCATGTGCGCAACGCCCAGGGCGCGATGGTGTCGCTCGCCGCCTTCGCCTCGCTGGAATGGGGGCAAGGCGAGGTCACGCTGGAGCGCTTCGACGGCCTCAGCTCGGTGCGCATCAATGCCGAAGTGGCGCCCGGCTACACCACCGGCGCGGCGATGACGCGCCTGGCCGAATTGGTGCGCGAGCTGGGGCCCGAATTCGACGTGCGCTGGACCGGCCGCGCCTACGAGCAGGAGCAGACCGGCACGCAGGCGCCGTGGCTGTTCGCGCTGTCGCTGCTGTTTATCTTCCTGTGCCTGGTGGCGCTGTATGAAAGCTGGACCTTGCCGCTGGCGGTGATTGCGATCGTGCCCACCGGCCTGATGGGCGCGGCCGCGGCGATCTGGCTGCGCGGCATGCCCAATGACGTCTACTTCAAGGTGGGCGTGGTGGTGATCATGGGGCTAGCGGCCAAGAACGCCATCCTGATCGTCGAATACGCCGAGCAATTGCGGCGCGGCGCGGCGGGCGCCATGGACGTGGTCGAGGCCGCCACACGCGCGGCGCGCCAGCGGCTGCGTCCGGTGGTGATGACCTCGCTGGCGTTCGTGCTGGGGGTGGTGCCGCTGGCCATCAGCACCGGCCCGGGCGCGGGCGCGCAGCAGGCGGTCGGCACCGGCGTGCTGGGTGGCATGCTGGGCGCGACGGTGCTGGGCACGCTGGCGGTGCCGCTGCTGTACGCGGCCATCGCGCGCCGGTTGCCGCGCGCGCAACCGGCGCCGGAACCCGCGGCAGCAGCGTCTACGGAATAG
- the rnk gene encoding nucleoside diphosphate kinase regulator gives MTATKTQTATLYLTELDVTRLERIASRAGSAQLEDMLDSLLARATIVAPEEIPTDVVTMNTRVVCTLPGEQAPRDWTLAYPDAADFDAGRLSVLSPVGQALLGARAGETVSYRLPDGREQQVSVAEIAFQPEAAGQYTL, from the coding sequence ATGACGGCCACCAAGACCCAGACCGCCACCCTGTACCTGACCGAACTCGATGTCACCCGCCTGGAGCGCATCGCCAGCCGCGCCGGCTCGGCCCAGCTCGAGGACATGCTCGACAGCCTGCTGGCGCGCGCCACCATCGTCGCGCCCGAGGAAATTCCGACCGATGTGGTCACCATGAACACCCGCGTGGTGTGCACGCTGCCGGGCGAGCAGGCGCCGCGCGACTGGACCCTGGCGTATCCCGACGCGGCCGACTTCGACGCCGGCCGGCTGTCGGTGCTGTCACCAGTGGGCCAGGCACTGCTGGGCGCGCGTGCCGGCGAAACCGTCAGTTACCGCCTGCCCGATGGCCGCGAACAGCAGGTAAGCGTCGCCGAGATCGCATTCCAGCCCGAAGCCGCCGGCCAGTACACGCTCTGA
- a CDS encoding Cd(II)/Pb(II)-responsive transcriptional regulator, whose translation MRIGELSRSSGCDVETIRYYEREGLLDAPTREANGYRRYDEGHVVQLNFVRHCRSLGMSLSDVRRLREFERNPSQDCDDINTLLDRQIAQIHAQRVALEALEGQLRALRETCRHHQPASACGILQNLQQAAAGAGCECHATNG comes from the coding sequence ATGCGTATCGGCGAGCTGTCACGGTCCAGCGGCTGCGATGTCGAGACCATCCGTTACTACGAGCGCGAAGGGCTGCTCGACGCGCCCACGCGCGAGGCCAACGGCTACCGCCGCTATGACGAGGGCCATGTGGTGCAGCTGAACTTCGTGCGCCATTGCCGTTCGCTCGGGATGAGTCTGTCTGACGTGCGGCGGCTGCGCGAGTTCGAGCGCAATCCGTCGCAGGACTGCGACGACATCAACACGTTGCTGGACCGCCAGATCGCCCAGATCCATGCCCAGCGCGTGGCGCTTGAGGCGCTCGAAGGCCAGCTGCGCGCATTGCGCGAGACCTGCCGCCATCACCAGCCCGCCAGTGCGTGCGGCATCCTGCAGAACCTGCAGCAGGCGGCGGCGGGGGCGGGCTGCGAGTGCCATGCCACCAACGGGTGA
- the htpX gene encoding protease HtpX gives MKRVLLFLATNLAVMLVLSITASVLGVNRFLTANGLNLGTLLAFAALMGFGGAFISLLMSKTIAKWSTGAQVITHPSTSTELWLVQTVEKLAQRAGLPMPEVAIYEGEPNAFATGATKNSSLVAVSTGLLQSMSHDEVEAVLAHEVAHVANGDMVTLTLIQGVVNTFVIFLARVVGYFVDSMLRKNDEESSGPGIGYMVTVIVCEIVFGILASIIVAWFSRRREFRADAGAAGLMGTPTPMVAALRRLGGLDPDGLPQNMQAMGIAGGKSWMALFSSHPPIEQRIAALQAAR, from the coding sequence ATGAAACGCGTACTGCTTTTCCTGGCGACCAACCTCGCCGTCATGCTTGTCCTCAGCATCACCGCCAGCGTGCTCGGGGTGAACCGCTTCCTGACCGCCAACGGGCTGAACCTGGGCACGCTGCTGGCATTTGCCGCGCTGATGGGCTTCGGCGGCGCCTTTATCTCGCTGCTGATGTCCAAGACCATTGCCAAGTGGTCGACCGGCGCGCAGGTCATCACCCACCCCAGCACCAGCACCGAGCTGTGGCTGGTGCAGACCGTCGAAAAGCTGGCGCAGCGCGCCGGCCTGCCGATGCCGGAAGTCGCCATCTACGAGGGCGAGCCCAATGCCTTCGCCACCGGCGCCACCAAGAACAGCTCGCTGGTGGCGGTGTCGACGGGCCTGCTGCAATCGATGTCGCATGACGAGGTCGAGGCCGTGCTGGCGCACGAGGTGGCGCACGTCGCCAACGGCGACATGGTGACGCTGACGCTGATCCAGGGCGTGGTCAACACCTTCGTGATCTTCCTGGCACGCGTGGTGGGCTACTTCGTCGATTCGATGCTGCGCAAGAACGACGAGGAATCGAGCGGCCCGGGCATCGGCTACATGGTCACCGTGATCGTGTGCGAGATCGTGTTCGGCATCCTGGCCAGCATCATCGTGGCCTGGTTCTCGCGCCGGCGCGAGTTCCGCGCCGATGCCGGCGCCGCCGGCCTGATGGGCACCCCCACGCCGATGGTCGCGGCCCTGCGCCGCCTGGGCGGCCTGGATCCGGACGGTCTGCCGCAGAACATGCAGGCGATGGGCATCGCCGGCGGCAAGTCGTGGATGGCGTTGTTCTCGAGCCATCCGCCGATCGAGCAGCGCATCGCCGCGCTGCAGGCGGCGCGCTGA
- the arfB gene encoding alternative ribosome rescue aminoacyl-tRNA hydrolase ArfB — MVDELVIPHHEYLITAIRAQGAGGQNINKVSNAVHLRYDVRASSLPPDHKERLLALHDHRITRDGVVVIKAQQFRSLDQNRDDAVRRLHELVRSVATPPRVRRPTRPTLASRQRRLEGKSQRSQVKALRGRVFD, encoded by the coding sequence ATGGTCGACGAGCTGGTCATTCCCCACCACGAATACCTGATTACCGCGATCCGCGCGCAAGGCGCGGGCGGGCAGAACATCAACAAGGTATCCAACGCCGTGCACCTGCGCTACGACGTGCGGGCATCTTCGCTGCCGCCTGACCACAAGGAACGCCTTCTGGCGCTGCACGATCACCGCATTACGCGCGACGGCGTGGTGGTGATCAAGGCGCAGCAATTCCGCAGCCTGGACCAGAACCGGGACGATGCGGTGCGGCGCCTGCACGAGCTGGTGCGCAGCGTGGCCACGCCGCCGCGCGTGCGCCGGCCGACGCGGCCGACGCTGGCATCGCGCCAGCGCCGGCTGGAGGGCAAGAGCCAGCGCAGCCAGGTCAAGGCGCTGCGCGGCCGCGTGTTCGACTGA
- a CDS encoding MipA/OmpV family protein: MVIKTRHPRLLRGALTGIALAVAAHTGAAAPVSLPGSLPNMVGLGVGSTTEFAGGKDRMLGVVPGVRYVTAGGRLLEWYGPYAQFNFGGLTGFQWGPAVGLRLGRNNVDDPVVAQVHEIDTTVEAGGYIGYEYLNPGRVPWRLRGGVNVMTNAGIVYGGSRVTATGTFWMPLHQRIYAGMGLGATWVSGSFNRTYFGVTPADSAASGLPVYSPGGGLEQFTGWLAMIYQFDKHWYGGAMVYAQRLAGDAADSPIVTQRGTRNQITYGIGLAYSWR; this comes from the coding sequence ATGGTGATCAAAACACGCCATCCACGCTTGCTGCGCGGTGCGCTGACCGGCATTGCGCTGGCCGTGGCCGCGCACACCGGCGCGGCCGCGCCGGTCAGCCTGCCGGGATCGCTGCCAAACATGGTTGGCCTCGGCGTCGGCTCCACCACCGAATTCGCCGGCGGCAAGGATCGCATGCTCGGCGTGGTGCCCGGCGTGCGCTATGTAACCGCGGGCGGACGGCTGCTGGAATGGTATGGGCCGTATGCGCAGTTCAATTTCGGCGGACTGACGGGTTTCCAGTGGGGGCCCGCGGTAGGGCTGCGCCTCGGCCGAAACAACGTCGACGATCCGGTCGTGGCCCAGGTGCACGAGATCGACACCACGGTGGAGGCGGGCGGGTACATCGGCTATGAATACCTGAACCCCGGACGTGTCCCGTGGCGGCTGCGCGGCGGCGTCAACGTGATGACCAATGCCGGCATCGTCTACGGCGGCAGCCGCGTCACCGCCACCGGCACCTTCTGGATGCCGTTGCACCAGCGCATCTACGCGGGCATGGGCCTGGGCGCGACCTGGGTCAGCGGCAGCTTCAACCGTACCTACTTCGGCGTAACGCCGGCGGACTCGGCCGCCAGCGGCCTGCCCGTCTACAGCCCGGGCGGCGGGCTGGAGCAGTTTACGGGCTGGCTGGCAATGATCTACCAGTTCGACAAGCACTGGTATGGCGGCGCGATGGTCTACGCGCAGCGCCTGGCCGGCGACGCGGCCGACAGCCCCATCGTGACGCAGCGCGGCACCCGCAACCAGATCACCTATGGCATCGGCCTGGCTTATTCGTGGCGCTAG
- a CDS encoding diguanylate cyclase: MRPRLSALFDRLWEQAVRTPQRFVVLSFAAACALLLIISAYGLVVLRDHEVQTLQQTQQLQVAGISSVLNVEAERLRGVRNFAQHLIRLQMGPHAVEVDPPLQAAYAHRNNDLWQLPAPEGDAVLLGVGPRMLDGMDGFSRRDEDLLPGLYVARGLSHLLSAEPVNPLVTRKLMYVSTNGFFVTYPPVPPARTAAVLRRVNDAGLMREHLPRNNPDRTLHWQMVPVGGDSGMYLTLSLPVYLHAQFRGVAISAISQRSLDDYLTSTTRKGVHSFLIDIDGHLIGASTREVKGVEKIDSVVPPAGREATPREMFSRGAGTIHLPDGSRLMFERIGGSNLMLVDYFSATDLLLRTASHLSVVLAASALSLALLLWVTLQGFRKLFSHYLARGEALRELAETDPLTGLSNRRMFEARFAIEHNHSLRENTPMSMMMVDIDRFKRINDNWGHASGDRVLKKLADVVRATVRSIDVPARIGGEEFAVLLPRTSIAEATEAAERLRQVLGQVVCEPAADATDKGEIRFTVSIGVSDLGADGTDSLDTMLMVADRRLYAAKNAGRNRVVSDDRVPEPMDDGTPAPARTASA, from the coding sequence ATGCGCCCCCGCCTTTCCGCACTGTTCGACCGGCTCTGGGAGCAGGCAGTGCGCACGCCGCAACGCTTCGTAGTGTTGTCATTTGCCGCCGCTTGCGCGCTGCTGCTGATCATTTCCGCGTACGGCCTGGTGGTACTGCGTGACCATGAAGTGCAGACGCTGCAGCAAACCCAGCAACTGCAAGTGGCCGGCATCAGCTCGGTGCTGAACGTCGAGGCCGAGCGGCTGCGCGGCGTGCGCAATTTCGCCCAGCACCTGATCCGCCTGCAGATGGGTCCGCACGCGGTCGAAGTCGATCCGCCGCTGCAAGCCGCCTACGCGCACCGCAACAACGACCTGTGGCAGCTGCCGGCGCCGGAAGGCGATGCGGTGCTGCTCGGCGTCGGCCCGCGCATGCTGGACGGCATGGATGGCTTTTCCCGCCGCGACGAAGACCTGCTGCCCGGCCTGTATGTGGCGCGCGGCCTCAGCCACCTGCTGAGCGCCGAGCCGGTCAACCCGCTGGTCACGCGCAAACTGATGTACGTGTCCACCAACGGCTTCTTTGTCACCTATCCGCCGGTGCCGCCCGCCCGCACCGCCGCCGTCTTGCGGCGCGTCAACGATGCAGGCCTCATGCGCGAGCACCTGCCGCGCAACAATCCCGATCGGACCCTGCACTGGCAGATGGTCCCGGTCGGCGGTGACAGTGGCATGTACCTGACGCTGAGCCTGCCGGTCTACCTCCACGCGCAGTTCCGCGGCGTGGCGATTTCCGCCATTTCGCAGCGCAGCCTGGACGACTACCTGACCAGCACCACGCGCAAGGGCGTGCACAGCTTCCTGATCGATATCGACGGGCACCTGATCGGCGCCAGCACGCGCGAAGTCAAGGGCGTCGAAAAGATTGACTCGGTGGTGCCGCCCGCCGGGCGCGAAGCCACGCCCCGGGAAATGTTCAGCCGCGGTGCCGGCACGATACACCTGCCCGACGGCAGCCGCCTGATGTTCGAGCGCATCGGCGGCAGCAACCTGATGCTGGTCGACTACTTCTCCGCCACCGACCTGCTGCTGCGCACCGCCTCGCACCTGAGCGTGGTGCTGGCGGCCAGCGCGCTGTCACTGGCCCTGCTGCTGTGGGTCACGCTGCAGGGTTTCCGCAAGCTGTTTTCACACTACCTCGCCCGCGGCGAAGCACTGCGCGAACTGGCCGAGACCGACCCGCTGACCGGGCTGTCCAACCGTCGCATGTTCGAGGCGCGTTTTGCCATCGAGCACAACCACAGCCTGCGCGAGAACACGCCGATGTCGATGATGATGGTCGATATCGACCGCTTCAAACGCATCAACGACAACTGGGGCCACGCCAGCGGCGACCGCGTGCTGAAAAAACTGGCCGACGTGGTGCGCGCGACCGTGCGGTCCATCGACGTGCCGGCGCGCATCGGCGGCGAAGAATTCGCCGTGCTGCTGCCGCGTACCAGCATCGCGGAAGCAACCGAGGCGGCCGAACGGCTGCGCCAGGTCCTGGGCCAGGTAGTCTGCGAGCCGGCAGCCGACGCGACCGACAAGGGGGAAATCCGCTTCACGGTTTCGATCGGCGTATCGGACCTGGGCGCCGACGGCACCGACAGCCTCGACACCATGCTGATGGTGGCGGACCGTCGCCTCTATGCTGCCAAGAACGCCGGGCGCAACCGGGTCGTCAGCGACGACCGGGTGCCAGAGCCGATGGACGACGGCACCCCCGCTCCTGCGCGCACGGCGTCAGCGTAG
- a CDS encoding c-type cytochrome, with amino-acid sequence MSDVHNEHPEHESPIKTPKQLIAVVIAAFLVPIIVIILLVNFVGHGSTESAGASTAAEAVNDRIKPVASLEIKDPNAPRVFKTGEQVYKEICAACHATGAAGAPKHGTAGDWTARIGQGFDGLMKSVLNGKGAMPPRAGSTPDDYTDYELARAVVYLADAGGAKFPEPPAPAAAAPATAAAPEAAAPAAAATPAPAAAPAAAAAPAPAAAAAAPAAASAEVGKKVYEQVCAACHAAGVAGAPKFGDKAAWAPRLKEGMDAVHNFALKGKGVMPPKGGYAGPDADVIAASDYMANAAK; translated from the coding sequence ATGAGCGACGTCCACAACGAACACCCCGAGCACGAGTCTCCCATCAAAACCCCGAAGCAGTTGATCGCAGTCGTGATCGCGGCGTTCCTGGTGCCGATCATCGTGATCATCCTGCTGGTCAACTTCGTCGGACACGGCTCGACCGAAAGCGCCGGCGCGAGCACCGCCGCCGAAGCCGTCAACGATCGCATCAAGCCGGTCGCCTCGCTCGAAATCAAGGATCCCAACGCGCCGCGCGTGTTCAAGACCGGCGAACAGGTCTACAAGGAAATCTGCGCCGCCTGCCACGCCACCGGCGCGGCGGGTGCGCCCAAGCACGGTACCGCCGGCGACTGGACCGCGCGCATCGGCCAGGGCTTCGACGGCCTGATGAAGTCGGTGCTCAACGGCAAGGGCGCGATGCCGCCGCGCGCCGGCAGCACGCCTGACGACTACACCGATTACGAACTGGCCCGCGCCGTGGTCTACCTGGCCGACGCCGGCGGCGCCAAGTTCCCCGAGCCGCCGGCCCCGGCCGCTGCCGCGCCTGCAACGGCCGCAGCCCCTGAAGCGGCCGCCCCGGCTGCCGCTGCAACGCCGGCCCCCGCTGCGGCTCCGGCAGCCGCTGCCGCACCCGCACCTGCCGCCGCCGCTGCCGCGCCGGCAGCTGCCTCGGCCGAAGTGGGCAAGAAGGTCTACGAGCAGGTCTGCGCCGCCTGCCACGCCGCCGGCGTGGCAGGTGCGCCCAAGTTCGGCGACAAGGCCGCCTGGGCCCCGCGCCTGAAGGAAGGCATGGATGCGGTCCACAACTTCGCGCTCAAGGGCAAGGGCGTGATGCCGCCCAAGGGCGGCTATGCCGGCCCGGACGCCGACGTGATCGCTGCGTCCGACTACATGGCCAACGCCGCCAAGTAA
- the hemN gene encoding oxygen-independent coproporphyrinogen III oxidase, which yields MTFPALDRRALSDFRALAGRIDGNGPRYTSYPTADRFHNGPDPSLYHDALAACRADAPAPLSLYLHIPFCENICYYCGCNKIITRDHGRSARYVSYLGREMALVAGRLGERRQVIQSHWGGGTPTFLNPEEMRRVMALLNTHFALAADGEHSIEIDPRRVDRDRMALLADLGFNRVSLGVQDFDPEVQQAIHRIQPFEETRAVVDAARALGFRSVSLDLIYGLPHQTAARFGRTIDQVLALRPDRLSVYSYAHLPHVFKPQRRIDEQALPPAGEKLDILVSTIERLTAEGYVYIGMDHFALPDDDLAVAQREGRLQRNFQGYSTHAGYDQVGLGISAIGAIAGRYVQNARTLDDYYGALDQGRLPLARGVAMTADDHLRRELIGDLMCNGVLDLPAIEARHGIDFNEAFAAELAELEHLATDGLVCREPGRITVTPLGRLLVRRVAMVFDRYLRDDTARPVDSGARAANDGAQPIRIVPRYSRVV from the coding sequence ATGACTTTCCCCGCGCTCGACCGCCGCGCGCTCTCCGACTTCCGCGCGCTGGCCGGGCGCATCGACGGCAACGGCCCGCGCTATACCTCGTACCCGACCGCCGACCGCTTCCACAACGGCCCCGACCCGTCGCTGTACCACGACGCGCTGGCCGCCTGCCGCGCCGACGCGCCGGCGCCGCTGTCGCTGTACCTGCATATCCCGTTCTGCGAGAACATCTGCTACTACTGCGGCTGCAACAAGATCATCACCCGCGACCACGGCCGCAGCGCGCGCTACGTCAGCTACCTGGGCCGCGAGATGGCGCTGGTGGCCGGGCGGCTGGGCGAGCGCCGGCAGGTGATCCAGTCGCATTGGGGCGGCGGCACGCCGACCTTCCTGAACCCGGAAGAAATGCGTCGCGTGATGGCGCTGCTGAACACGCATTTCGCGCTGGCGGCCGACGGCGAGCACTCGATCGAGATCGATCCGCGCCGTGTCGACCGTGACCGCATGGCGCTGCTGGCCGACCTGGGCTTCAACCGCGTGAGCCTGGGCGTGCAGGATTTCGATCCCGAGGTGCAGCAGGCCATCCACCGCATCCAGCCGTTCGAGGAGACCCGCGCCGTGGTCGATGCCGCGCGCGCGCTGGGCTTCCGCTCGGTCAGCCTGGACCTGATCTACGGCCTGCCGCACCAGACCGCGGCGCGCTTCGGCCGCACCATCGACCAGGTGCTGGCGCTGCGCCCGGACCGGCTTTCGGTCTACAGCTACGCCCACCTGCCGCATGTGTTCAAGCCGCAGCGCCGCATCGACGAACAGGCGTTGCCACCGGCCGGCGAGAAGCTCGACATCCTGGTCTCGACCATCGAGCGGCTGACCGCCGAGGGTTATGTCTATATCGGCATGGACCACTTCGCGCTGCCGGATGACGACCTCGCCGTGGCCCAGCGCGAGGGCCGGCTGCAGCGCAACTTCCAGGGCTATTCGACGCACGCCGGCTACGACCAGGTCGGGCTCGGCATCTCGGCGATCGGCGCGATCGCGGGGCGCTACGTGCAGAACGCGCGCACGCTCGACGACTACTACGGGGCGCTGGACCAGGGCCGCCTGCCGCTGGCCAGGGGCGTGGCGATGACGGCCGATGACCACCTGCGGCGCGAGCTGATTGGCGATCTGATGTGCAATGGCGTGCTCGATCTCCCTGCCATCGAGGCGCGCCATGGCATCGATTTCAACGAGGCCTTTGCCGCGGAACTGGCCGAGCTGGAGCACCTGGCCACCGACGGACTGGTGTGCCGCGAGCCCGGCCGCATCACCGTGACGCCGCTGGGCCGGCTGCTGGTGCGCCGCGTGGCGATGGTGTTCGACCGCTACCTGCGCGACGACACCGCCCGGCCGGTCGACAGCGGCGCGCGCGCCGCCAACGACGGCGCCCAGCCGATCCGCATCGTGCCGCGCTACTCGCGCGTGGTGTAG